In Streptomyces sp. NBC_01426, one genomic interval encodes:
- a CDS encoding cobalamin biosynthesis protein CobG: protein MPTPPSAASREKPVIRDRGDACPGALRLHAADDGFLARVRIPAGLLTAPQAEALALAADRFGDGHLEITSRGNVQLRGLAEDCGAGPAELLDAAGLLPAPAHERVRNIVATPMAGLEGPHRPDALAWALAFDRLLCASAGATALSGRFLFAFDDGRGDVAALGPDVTVLGRPDGRALIRLGGAADAVEVTAPDAPRAALLAAAYFLDTAAAAGTRAWRVSELPPEHPLEAAELARRCAAAGIEAVDAGTRAWPYAPPPAPAGPDADGRGALCVLPPLGRASTAQWRVLVEVAEQGRGHLRVTPWRGVVLPPGDAPWAASVRARIEDAALVLAPDGPWQSVTACTGRPGCAKSLADVRADARAVVDLARGPLPVHWSGCERRCGHPRGTAWVDLVAGPTGYRLAAPGRPARHHLPDTPTELAAALADARTTPPAPEPAVKK from the coding sequence ATGCCCACGCCCCCCTCCGCCGCATCGCGGGAGAAACCCGTCATACGGGACCGCGGTGACGCCTGCCCCGGCGCGCTGCGGCTGCACGCGGCGGACGACGGCTTCCTGGCCCGGGTGCGGATCCCGGCGGGTCTGCTCACGGCCCCGCAGGCCGAGGCCCTGGCGCTCGCCGCGGACCGCTTCGGGGACGGGCACCTGGAGATCACCTCGCGCGGGAACGTCCAGCTGCGCGGCCTCGCCGAGGACTGCGGTGCGGGCCCGGCGGAACTCTTGGACGCCGCCGGGCTGCTGCCGGCGCCCGCCCACGAGCGGGTGCGGAACATCGTGGCGACCCCGATGGCGGGGCTGGAGGGGCCGCACCGGCCCGACGCGCTCGCCTGGGCCCTGGCCTTCGACCGGCTGCTCTGCGCGAGCGCCGGGGCCACCGCCCTGTCCGGGCGGTTCCTGTTCGCCTTCGACGACGGACGCGGGGACGTCGCGGCCCTCGGCCCCGACGTGACCGTGCTCGGCCGGCCCGACGGACGGGCGCTGATCCGGCTCGGCGGGGCCGCCGACGCCGTGGAGGTCACCGCGCCGGACGCGCCCCGGGCGGCGCTGCTGGCCGCCGCGTACTTCCTCGACACCGCCGCCGCAGCCGGCACCCGCGCCTGGCGGGTCTCCGAACTGCCCCCCGAACACCCCCTGGAAGCAGCCGAGTTGGCCCGACGCTGTGCGGCCGCGGGGATCGAGGCGGTGGACGCGGGCACACGGGCCTGGCCGTACGCCCCGCCGCCCGCGCCCGCGGGGCCCGACGCCGACGGCCGCGGCGCCCTGTGCGTCCTGCCCCCGCTGGGCCGGGCGAGCACCGCGCAGTGGCGGGTCCTCGTCGAGGTCGCGGAACAGGGCCGCGGACACCTGCGCGTCACCCCGTGGCGCGGCGTCGTACTGCCCCCGGGCGACGCCCCCTGGGCCGCCTCCGTCAGGGCCCGCATCGAGGACGCCGCACTGGTGCTCGCCCCCGACGGCCCCTGGCAGTCCGTCACCGCGTGCACCGGGCGCCCGGGTTGCGCGAAATCCCTCGCGGACGTGCGCGCCGACGCGCGGGCCGTCGTGGACCTCGCCCGCGGCCCGCTGCCCGTCCACTGGTCGGGCTGCGAGCGGCGCTGCGGACACCCGCGCGGCACCGCCTGGGTGGACCTGGTCGCCGGCCCGACCGGCTACCGGCTCGCCGCGCCGGGCCGCCCCGCACGCCACCACCTGCCGGACACCCCCACCGAACTTGCCGCGGCCCTCGCGGACGCCCGCACCACCCCACCAGCCCCCGAACCCGCAGTGAAGAAATGA
- a CDS encoding trypsin-like serine peptidase: protein MVGKAGGGARRVRLVLLGIVLALVGAGSWVVWELRVVAAHLADGDPARGTYLQDPERADRTAAAVLDGLVVEVEAPRDDTPTPAGSEAAAEPAGSATPVRSRPEGDWRPSSPLEARSTAPEPAIGALFSPGGDWDADHHCSAGVVQSPDGDLLVTAAHCVYRGGFRTNLAFVPGYRDGVAPYGVWVPTRIEVDPRWTESADPDHDVAFVRVRRPGHPGERLEDVTGAPAIRFDPRLPAPARVVGYPNDAEQPVDCYNTARAEGPAQVRLDCAGVPNGTSGGPILTDGPALIGVVGGRDGGGETTSYSSRFDEGTRALYARATGSP, encoded by the coding sequence ATGGTCGGCAAAGCGGGGGGCGGGGCGAGACGCGTCCGCCTCGTGCTGCTCGGGATCGTTCTCGCCCTGGTGGGAGCCGGTTCCTGGGTCGTGTGGGAGCTGCGCGTCGTCGCCGCGCACCTCGCGGACGGGGACCCGGCCCGGGGCACCTACCTCCAGGACCCGGAACGCGCCGACCGGACGGCCGCGGCGGTCCTGGACGGGCTCGTGGTGGAGGTCGAGGCGCCGCGCGACGACACCCCGACCCCCGCCGGTTCCGAGGCGGCCGCCGAGCCGGCCGGATCCGCGACCCCGGTGCGGTCGCGGCCGGAGGGCGACTGGCGCCCCTCCTCCCCCCTGGAGGCCCGGAGCACGGCGCCCGAGCCCGCGATCGGCGCGCTGTTCTCCCCCGGCGGCGACTGGGACGCCGACCACCACTGCTCCGCCGGCGTGGTTCAGTCCCCCGACGGGGACCTCCTCGTCACCGCCGCCCACTGCGTGTACCGGGGCGGCTTCCGCACCAACCTCGCCTTCGTGCCGGGCTACCGGGACGGCGTCGCCCCGTACGGCGTGTGGGTGCCCACCCGGATCGAGGTGGACCCCCGCTGGACAGAGTCCGCGGACCCCGATCACGACGTGGCCTTCGTGCGGGTGCGCCGCCCCGGGCACCCCGGGGAGCGGCTGGAGGACGTCACGGGCGCGCCCGCGATCCGGTTCGACCCCCGACTGCCCGCGCCCGCACGGGTGGTGGGCTATCCGAATGACGCCGAACAGCCGGTGGACTGCTACAACACGGCCCGGGCGGAAGGGCCCGCGCAGGTGCGGCTGGACTGCGCGGGCGTACCGAACGGGACCAGCGGCGGCCCGATCCTGACCGACGGCCCCGCCCTGATCGGGGTGGTCGGCGGCCGGGACGGCGGCGGCGAGACGACCTCGTACAGCAGTCGGTTCGACGAGGGCACCCGCGCCCTCTACGCGCGGGCGACCGGCTCCCCCTGA
- a CDS encoding oxidoreductase, whose amino-acid sequence MPGWNVRNIPDQSGRTAVVTGANSGIGLIAARELARAGAGVVLACRSAARGRAAVVRLRTEVPGADVEFMPLDLADLGSVREFARDWSRAHDTLDLLVNNAGVMALPHGRTADGFESQFGINHLGHFALTGLLLPRVLAAGDGARIVNLSSAFHALGDLDHDDLNSERGYRRWIAYGRSKTANLLFTHELSRRLAAAGSGIVTAAAHPGYASTNLHVGAAPRAGRTLTSRIAVAANAAVNAVGIAVVAQSAEAGALPTLYAATAPGVRPDAFIGPRLGWRGAPARSWRAKWTLDDASGERLWSASEKLTGVSYPWPAR is encoded by the coding sequence ATGCCCGGCTGGAACGTCAGGAACATCCCCGACCAGAGCGGCCGCACCGCCGTCGTGACCGGGGCCAACAGCGGCATCGGGCTGATCGCGGCCCGCGAGCTGGCCCGCGCCGGGGCCGGGGTCGTCCTGGCCTGTCGCAGCGCGGCCCGGGGCAGGGCCGCGGTGGTGCGGTTGCGGACCGAGGTCCCCGGCGCCGACGTGGAGTTCATGCCGCTGGACCTCGCCGACCTCGGCTCCGTGCGGGAGTTCGCCCGGGACTGGTCGCGGGCCCACGACACCCTGGACCTGCTCGTCAACAACGCCGGCGTGATGGCCCTGCCCCACGGCCGCACCGCCGACGGCTTCGAGAGCCAGTTCGGGATCAACCACCTCGGTCACTTCGCCCTGACCGGGCTGCTCCTGCCCCGTGTCCTCGCCGCCGGCGACGGGGCGCGGATCGTCAACCTCTCCAGTGCCTTCCACGCCCTCGGCGACCTCGACCACGACGACCTCAACTCCGAACGCGGATACCGGCGCTGGATCGCCTACGGGCGCTCGAAGACCGCCAACCTCCTGTTCACCCACGAACTGTCCCGGCGCCTGGCGGCCGCCGGCTCCGGGATCGTCACGGCCGCCGCCCACCCCGGCTACGCCTCCACCAACCTGCACGTCGGGGCGGCCCCCCGGGCCGGGCGCACCCTCACGTCCCGGATCGCCGTCGCCGCGAACGCCGCCGTCAACGCCGTCGGCATCGCCGTCGTCGCGCAGTCCGCCGAGGCCGGCGCGCTGCCCACCCTGTACGCGGCCACCGCCCCCGGGGTCCGGCCCGACGCGTTCATCGGGCCGAGGCTCGGCTGGCGCGGGGCGCCCGCCCGGTCCTGGCGGGCCAAGTGGACCCTCGACGACGCGTCCGGGGAGCGGCTCTGGAGCGCCTCCGAGAAACTGACCGGGGTGTCGTACCCGTGGCCGGCGCGATGA
- the cbiE gene encoding precorrin-6y C5,15-methyltransferase (decarboxylating) subunit CbiE produces MSSAPPALPVTVVGLGADGWAGLTAAARTALTSAEVLIGGPRQLDLLPADACPGERVAWPSPLRPAVPKLTAEHAGRRIAVLASGDPMFYGIGRALCEELGPHALHVLPHPSSVSYACARLGWPVEDTDVVTVVGRPVARLAAALYEGRRVLVLSAGAGSPGEIAALLRERGFGPSRMRVLEQLGSEHEDAYEGHADGWDRPPGDPLNVVAVDCRRDPASPAPRIGSTPGLPDTAYEHDGQLTKRHVRAATLCALAPAPGELLWDIGGGSGSIGIEWMRSHPSCRAVAVERVPERAERITRNAAALGVPGLRVVLGAAPDALIGLPAPDAVFIGGGLTAPGLLDAAWTALAPGGRLVVNTVTLESEAVLGDHYRRRGGELVKLAVAHAVPVGGFTGWRQAMAVTQWSVTKPHPTTDRTTEYENEKDQT; encoded by the coding sequence GTGAGCTCCGCACCCCCCGCCCTCCCCGTGACGGTCGTCGGCCTCGGCGCCGACGGCTGGGCCGGGCTCACCGCCGCCGCGCGGACCGCGCTGACCTCCGCCGAGGTGCTGATCGGCGGGCCCCGCCAACTGGACCTGCTGCCGGCCGACGCCTGCCCCGGCGAACGGGTCGCCTGGCCCAGCCCGCTGCGCCCGGCCGTCCCGAAACTGACGGCCGAGCACGCGGGCCGCCGGATCGCGGTGCTGGCCAGCGGCGACCCCATGTTCTACGGGATCGGCCGCGCCCTCTGCGAGGAACTCGGACCGCACGCCCTGCACGTCCTCCCGCACCCCTCCTCGGTGTCGTACGCCTGCGCCCGGCTCGGCTGGCCGGTGGAGGACACCGACGTCGTCACGGTCGTCGGCCGCCCCGTGGCCCGGCTCGCCGCCGCCCTGTACGAGGGCCGGCGGGTGCTCGTGCTCAGCGCGGGCGCCGGCTCGCCGGGCGAGATCGCCGCACTGCTGCGGGAGCGGGGCTTCGGCCCGAGCCGGATGCGGGTGCTGGAGCAGCTCGGTTCCGAGCACGAGGACGCGTACGAGGGCCACGCGGACGGCTGGGACCGGCCGCCGGGCGACCCGTTGAACGTGGTGGCCGTGGACTGCCGTCGCGACCCGGCCTCCCCGGCGCCCCGGATCGGCTCCACGCCCGGCCTGCCCGACACCGCGTACGAGCACGACGGCCAGCTCACCAAGCGGCACGTGCGGGCCGCGACCCTGTGCGCCCTCGCCCCGGCCCCCGGCGAGTTGCTGTGGGACATCGGCGGCGGTTCCGGTTCCATCGGCATCGAGTGGATGCGCAGCCACCCCTCCTGCCGGGCGGTGGCCGTGGAACGCGTCCCCGAGCGGGCCGAACGCATCACCCGCAACGCCGCCGCCCTCGGCGTGCCCGGCCTGCGGGTCGTCCTCGGCGCCGCCCCCGACGCGCTGATCGGACTGCCCGCCCCCGACGCGGTGTTCATCGGCGGCGGCCTGACCGCGCCCGGTCTCCTCGACGCGGCCTGGACGGCGCTGGCGCCCGGCGGCCGGCTGGTCGTCAACACGGTCACGCTGGAGTCGGAGGCGGTGCTCGGCGACCACTACCGCCGCCGCGGGGGCGAACTGGTCAAGCTGGCCGTCGCGCACGCGGTGCCGGTCGGCGGCTTCACGGGCTGGCGGCAGGCGATGGCGGTCACCCAGTGGTCGGTCACCAAACCGCACCCGACGACGGACCGGACGACCGAGTACGAGAACGAGAAGGACCAGACATGA
- a CDS encoding cobalt-precorrin-6A reductase produces the protein MSAEGDSGHLLILGGTTEARRLAEALERTPLRVTTSLAGRVGAPVLPPGDTRIGGFGGVEGLAAWLTTHRVTHLVDATHPFAERMSFHAARAAELTGVPLLALRRPGWTAGPGDDWTFVDSLDAAAALLPEKGRRVFLTTGRMGLHRFAHLTEPWFLVRSVDPPDGERPPRLEVLLARGPFGLADERELLARHRIDVLVTKDSGGDATAPKLVAAREAGIAVLVVRRPPVPEGVSEADSVEAALARLTGFHA, from the coding sequence ATGTCTGCTGAAGGAGACTCCGGTCACCTGCTGATCCTGGGCGGCACGACGGAGGCCCGCCGGCTCGCGGAGGCGCTGGAGCGGACCCCGCTGCGGGTGACGACCTCCCTGGCCGGCCGGGTCGGCGCGCCCGTGCTGCCGCCGGGCGATACCCGCATCGGCGGCTTCGGCGGGGTCGAGGGGCTGGCGGCCTGGCTGACCACCCACCGGGTCACCCACCTCGTCGACGCCACCCACCCCTTCGCGGAGCGGATGAGTTTCCACGCGGCGCGGGCGGCGGAACTCACCGGCGTGCCGCTGCTCGCGTTGCGCCGCCCCGGCTGGACCGCGGGCCCCGGCGACGACTGGACGTTCGTCGACTCCCTCGACGCGGCCGCCGCCCTGCTCCCGGAGAAGGGCCGCCGGGTGTTCCTGACCACGGGCCGGATGGGCCTGCACCGCTTCGCGCACCTCACCGAGCCCTGGTTCCTGGTGCGTTCGGTGGACCCGCCGGACGGGGAGCGGCCGCCGCGCCTCGAAGTGCTGCTCGCGCGGGGGCCGTTCGGCCTCGCCGACGAGCGGGAGCTGTTGGCCCGGCACCGGATCGACGTCCTGGTGACCAAGGACAGCGGCGGCGACGCCACCGCCCCCAAGCTCGTCGCCGCCCGCGAGGCGGGCATCGCGGTGCTGGTCGTACGGCGACCCCCGGTGCCCGAGGGCGTGTCGGAGGCGGACTCCGTCGAGGCGGCGCTGGCCCGGCTGACCGGCTTCCACGCCTGA
- a CDS encoding precorrin-2 C(20)-methyltransferase — MSAADVTPGRLYGVGLGPGDPSLMTLRAVEVIAEADVVAYHSARHGRSIARSIAAKHLRADHVEEPLVYPVTTETTDHPGGYQGAMEEFYEASAARLAAHLDAGRTVAVLAEGDPLFYGSYMHMHKRLADRYRAEVIPGVTSVSAAAARLGTPLVEGEEVLTILPGTLPEEELTARLAATDSAVVMKLGRTFPAVRRAMENSGRLAEARYVERATMAGERTGLLADTDPDSVPYFAVAVVPSRIGNPGSVPSGPGEVVVVGTGPAGPLWLTAETRRALADAEVLVGYTTYLDRVPVKPGQVRHGSDNKVESERAEFALDLARRGKRVVVVSGGDPGVFAMATAVLEVAGQDAYKDVPVRVLPGVTAANAAAAAAGAPLGHDYATVSLSDRLKPWEVIAERLRAAAAADLVLALYNPGSRSRTWQVAQARELLLELRSPQTPVVVARDVGGPEQSVRIVTLAELEPAEVDMRTILLIGSSQTQVTERADGSRVTWTPRRYA; from the coding sequence ATGAGCGCCGCCGACGTGACCCCCGGACGGCTCTACGGCGTCGGCCTCGGCCCCGGCGACCCCTCCCTGATGACCCTGCGCGCCGTCGAGGTGATCGCGGAGGCGGACGTCGTCGCGTACCACTCCGCCCGCCACGGCCGCTCCATCGCCCGCTCGATCGCCGCGAAGCACCTGCGCGCCGACCACGTCGAGGAACCGCTGGTCTACCCGGTCACCACCGAGACCACCGACCACCCCGGCGGCTACCAGGGCGCGATGGAGGAGTTCTACGAGGCCTCCGCCGCCCGCCTGGCCGCACACCTCGACGCCGGCCGGACCGTCGCCGTGCTCGCGGAGGGCGACCCGCTCTTCTACGGCTCGTACATGCACATGCACAAGCGCCTCGCGGACCGCTACCGGGCCGAGGTGATCCCCGGCGTGACCTCGGTGAGCGCCGCCGCCGCCCGCCTGGGAACCCCGCTGGTGGAGGGCGAGGAGGTGCTGACCATCCTGCCCGGCACCCTGCCCGAGGAGGAGCTCACCGCCCGGCTCGCCGCCACCGACTCGGCGGTCGTGATGAAGCTCGGCCGCACCTTTCCCGCGGTGCGCCGGGCCATGGAGAACAGCGGCCGGCTCGCCGAGGCCCGCTACGTCGAGCGCGCCACCATGGCGGGCGAGCGCACGGGTCTGCTCGCCGACACCGACCCCGACAGCGTCCCGTACTTCGCCGTCGCCGTGGTGCCCAGCCGGATCGGCAACCCGGGCAGCGTGCCGTCCGGCCCCGGCGAGGTCGTCGTGGTCGGCACCGGACCGGCCGGCCCGCTGTGGCTGACCGCCGAGACCCGGCGCGCACTGGCCGACGCCGAGGTGCTGGTCGGGTACACGACCTACCTGGACCGCGTCCCGGTGAAGCCGGGGCAGGTCCGGCACGGCTCCGACAACAAGGTGGAGTCGGAGCGCGCCGAGTTCGCGCTGGACCTCGCCCGCCGCGGCAAGCGGGTCGTCGTGGTCTCCGGCGGCGACCCCGGCGTCTTCGCGATGGCCACGGCCGTCCTGGAAGTCGCCGGTCAGGACGCCTACAAGGACGTGCCGGTACGGGTCCTGCCGGGCGTGACCGCCGCCAACGCCGCGGCCGCGGCGGCCGGGGCGCCGCTCGGCCACGACTACGCCACCGTGTCGCTCTCCGACCGGCTCAAACCGTGGGAGGTCATCGCCGAGCGGCTGCGCGCCGCCGCCGCGGCCGATCTGGTGCTCGCCCTGTACAACCCGGGCTCGCGCAGCCGCACCTGGCAGGTCGCCCAGGCCAGGGAACTCCTGCTGGAACTGCGCTCCCCGCAGACCCCGGTGGTCGTCGCGCGGGACGTCGGCGGCCCGGAGCAGTCGGTGCGGATCGTGACCCTCGCCGAACTGGAGCCGGCCGAGGTGGACATGCGCACGATCCTGCTGATCGGTTCCTCGCAGACCCAGGTCACCGAGCGGGCCGACGGCTCCCGGGTGACGTGGACCCCGCGCCGCTACGCCTGA
- the cobM gene encoding precorrin-4 C(11)-methyltransferase, protein MTVYFIGAGPGAADLITVRGARTLAAAPVCLYAGSLVPRELLAECPADARLIDTSRLNLDEIVAEFTRAHEAGLDVARLHSGDPSIFSAVAEQMRRLDAAGIPYEVVPGVPAFAAAAAALKRELTVPTVGQTVILTRIAQQATPMPPGEDLATLGRSGALLVLHLATRYVDRVVEELLPHYGADCPVAVVAMASRPDELILRGTLTDIAEQVKTAGLVRTAVIVVGRTLVAEQFRDSHLYSAERDRHVC, encoded by the coding sequence ATGACCGTGTACTTCATCGGCGCGGGCCCCGGCGCCGCCGACCTGATCACCGTGCGCGGTGCCCGGACGCTGGCCGCCGCCCCCGTCTGCCTGTACGCGGGCAGCCTGGTGCCGCGCGAGCTGCTGGCCGAATGCCCCGCCGACGCCCGCCTGATCGACACCTCCCGGCTCAACCTGGACGAGATCGTCGCGGAGTTCACCCGGGCGCACGAGGCGGGCCTGGACGTGGCACGGCTGCACTCCGGCGACCCGTCGATCTTCAGCGCGGTCGCCGAGCAGATGCGGCGCCTCGACGCGGCCGGCATCCCCTACGAGGTGGTCCCGGGCGTACCGGCGTTCGCCGCGGCGGCCGCCGCGCTGAAGCGGGAGTTGACCGTGCCCACCGTCGGGCAGACCGTGATCCTGACCCGGATCGCCCAGCAGGCCACCCCGATGCCGCCCGGGGAGGACCTGGCGACGCTCGGCCGCAGCGGCGCGCTGCTGGTCCTGCACCTGGCGACGCGGTACGTCGACCGGGTCGTCGAGGAACTGCTGCCGCACTACGGGGCGGACTGCCCCGTCGCGGTGGTCGCGATGGCCAGCCGCCCCGACGAGTTGATCCTGCGCGGCACCCTGACCGACATCGCGGAGCAGGTGAAAACCGCCGGGCTGGTGCGCACCGCAGTGATCGTGGTGGGTCGCACGCTGGTCGCGGAGCAGTTCCGCGACAGTCACCTGTACTCCGCCGAACGCGACCGGCATGTCTGCTGA
- a CDS encoding precorrin-8X methylmutase translates to MSECPVFEYEKDGAAIYRQSFATIRAEADLSGLPASVAQVAVRMIHACGMTDLPQDLGYTPDVVLRARAALEAGAPILCDVQMVASGVTRKRLPADNEVICTLSDPAVPELAARMGTTRSAAALEVWRDRGLLEGSVIAVGNAPTALFRLLEMIEEGAPRPAAVIGVPVGFIGAAESKDALAAHPSGLDHLIVRGRRGGSAIAAAAVNAIASVAE, encoded by the coding sequence ATGAGCGAGTGCCCCGTGTTTGAGTACGAGAAGGACGGCGCGGCCATCTACCGCCAGTCCTTTGCCACGATCCGCGCCGAGGCGGACCTCTCCGGGCTGCCCGCCTCGGTCGCCCAGGTCGCGGTGCGCATGATTCACGCCTGCGGGATGACCGACCTGCCCCAGGACCTCGGGTACACCCCGGACGTCGTCCTGCGGGCGCGCGCCGCGCTGGAGGCCGGCGCGCCGATCCTGTGCGACGTGCAGATGGTCGCGAGCGGGGTCACCCGCAAGCGGCTGCCCGCCGACAACGAGGTGATCTGCACCCTCTCCGACCCGGCCGTGCCGGAACTCGCCGCCCGGATGGGCACCACGCGCAGCGCCGCGGCCCTCGAAGTCTGGCGCGACCGGGGCCTGTTGGAGGGCTCGGTCATCGCCGTCGGCAACGCCCCGACCGCCCTCTTCCGCCTGCTGGAGATGATCGAGGAGGGCGCGCCGCGCCCCGCCGCCGTCATCGGCGTCCCCGTCGGCTTCATCGGCGCGGCCGAGTCCAAGGACGCGCTCGCCGCCCACCCCTCGGGCCTCGACCACCTGATCGTGCGGGGCCGGCGGGGCGGCAGCGCCATCGCCGCCGCGGCCGTCAACGCCATCGCGAGCGTGGCCGAATGA